One genomic region from Osmerus mordax isolate fOsmMor3 chromosome 4, fOsmMor3.pri, whole genome shotgun sequence encodes:
- the otud7a gene encoding OTU domain-containing protein 7A: protein MTVDMDTVLSDFVRSTGAEPGLARDLLEGKNWDLSAALNDYEQLRQVHTANLPHVFNEGRYYKPLDDTPTHVSCPQKQEDSAQEKRLSRGISHASSAIVSLARLHVASECTSEQFPLEMPIYTFQLPDLSVYSEDFRSFIERDLIEQSTMMALEQAGRLNWWSTMCSSCKKLLPLATTGDGNCLLHAASLGMWGFHDRDLVLRKSLYAMMKTGAEREALKRRWRWQQTQQNKESGLVYTEEEWEREWNELLKLASSEPRSHLSRNGNTTGGVDNSEEPVYESLEEFHVFVLAHVLRRPIVVVADTMLRDSGGEAFAPIPFGGLYLPLEVPPNRCHCSPLVLAYDQAHFSALVSMEQRDQQHEQAVIPLTDSEHRLLALHFAVDPGRDWDWGRDDNDNTMLANLILSLEAKLNLLHNYMNVTWIRIPSETRAPLAQPESPTASAGEDVQSLAESIDSDRESVGSNSNVNSGKPGKDKDKQRKDKDKNRADSVANKLGSFSKTLGIKLKKNMGGLGGLVHGKINKSNTVSGRSAENGEKVKKKESKTNKGSKEEAGQSASSTSSEKATSPSPTDRHRPSGSSPAERQEGTGRSSGEKSLDNWKYSTDVKLSINILRAAMQGEHKFIFGGLLLTSHRHQFHEEMISFYLSSAQERFSQEQETRRKEGEKKPPSNGVSLRKPEQESVFKRERSDSSPPDSWSPLHPRHHSDNPHTQLPLKAQGRNIPTPAAAPPVPTSLPPLTPPPALPSVSYPSQTPIPTPYSSPSNGAKRAGPAPVSAHYSHTPPIQRHSVVHLRDVSVESSSFQGEPYRPVVGTLKTCATYPQQNRSLSSQSYSPTCLSGVHVGNAGEALPYNMPGEHKSHTYTNGFDTGDIKDCLDFADEDPSAHTWLNQDQTKGWSSGIPMYYYLQRRCRRENCSFYGRPETENYCSYCYKEELKRRERESKVYKPG from the exons GCAAAAACTGGGACTTGAGTGCGGCTCTGAACGACTATGAGCAGCTGAGGCAGGTGCACACTGCCAACCTGCCACACGTCTTCAATGAGGGCCGCTACTACAAGCCCCTGGACGACACACCCACCCATGTCAGCTGCCCTCAGAAGCAGGAGGACAGTGCCCAGG AGAAGCGCCTGTCTCGTGGCATCTCCCACGCCAGCTCTGCCATCGTGTCCCTTGCTCGCCTCCATGTGGCCAGCGAGTGCACCAGCGAGCAGTTCCCGCTGGAGATGCCCATCTACACCTTCCAGCTGCCCGACCTCAGCGTCTACAGTGAGGACTTCAGGAGCTTCATCGAGAGAGACCTCATAGAACAGTCCACCATGATGGCTCTGGAGCAGGCCG GTCGTCTAAACTGGTGGTCCACCATGTGCTCCAGCTGCAAGAAGCTGCTCCCTCTGGCCACCACAGGGGATGGGAACTGCCTGCTGCACGCCGCCTCTCtag GGATGTGGGGCTTCCATGACAGAGACCTAGTGTTGAGGAAGTCTCTGTATGCCATGATGAAGactggagcagagagggaggctctCAAGAGAAGGTGGAGATGGCAACAGACCCAGCAGAACAAAGAG TCAGGGCTGGTGTACACTgaggaagagtgggagagagagtggaatgaGTTGCTAAAGCTGGCATCCAGTGAACCACGCTCACACCTCAGCAGGAACGGCAACACAACGGGAGG GGTGGACAACTCAGAGGAGCCAGTGTATGAGAGCCTGGAGGAGTTCCATGTGTTTGTGCTGGCCCACGTGCTGCGCAGGCCTATTGTGGTCGTAGCTGACACTATGCTCCGAGATTCAGGAGGAGAAG CATTTGCCCCCATTCCTTTTGGAGGGCTGTACCTGCCCCTAGAGGTGCCCCCCAACCGCTGTCACTGCTCTCCCCTGGTGCTGGCCTATGATCAGGCACACTTCTCTGCCCTGGTCTCCATGGAGCAGAGGGATCAGCAGCACGAGCAAG CTGTCATCCCACTGACTGACTCAGAGCACAGACTCCTGGCACTCCACTTTGCTGTGGACCCAGGGAGGGACTGGGACTGGGGGAGGGACGACAATGACAACACCATGCTAGCCAA TCTCATACTTTCCCTGGAGGCCAAACTGAATCTGCTGCACAATTACATGAATGTAACATGGATAAGAATTCCGTCAGAAACAAGG GCTCCCCTGGCTCAACCGGAGTCCCCCACAGCATCTGCAGGTGAAGACGTCCAGTCTCTAGCTGAGTCCATAGACTCAGACCGTGAGTCTGTGGGCAGCAACTCCAACGTCAACAGTGGCAAGCCAGGCAAGGACAAGGACAAGCAACGCAAGGACAAGGACAAGAACAGGGCTGACTCAGTGGCCAATAAGCTGGGCAGCTTCAGCAAAACCCTTGGGATCAAACTGAAGAAGAACATGGGTGGTTTAGGAGGTTTGGTCCATGGCAAGATAAACAAGTCCAACACTGTCTCGGGACGCAGCGCAGAGAACGGAGAAAAGGTGAAAAAGAAAGAGTCTAAGACCAACAAGGGGAGTAAGGAGGAGGCAGGCCAGTCTGCCAGCTCCACATCGTCTGAAAAGGCCActagcccctcccccacagacaggcacaggccTTCTGGCTCGTCCCCTGCCGAGAGGCAGGAAGGCACAGGGAGAAGCTCAGGAGAAAAGAGCCTGGACAACTGGAAGTACAGCACTGACGTTAAGCTCAGCATAAACATCCTGCGAGCTGCCATGCAGGGCGAACACAAGTTCATCTTCGGGGGCCTGCTGTTGACCAGTCACCGGCACCAGTTCCACGAGGAGATGATCAGCTTCTACCTGAGCAGTGCCCAGGAGCGCTTCAGCCAGGAGCAGGAgaccaggaggaaggagggggagaagaagccCCCTTCCAACGGGGTGTCACTGAGGAAGCCCGAACAGGAGAGTGTCTTCAAGAGGGAGAGATCTGACAGCTCCCCGCCAGACAGCtggtctcccctccacccccgtcaCCACAGTGACAACCCCCACACCCAGCTGCCCCTCAAGGCGCAAGGCAGGAACATCCCCACCCCTGCTGCAGCCCCTCCAGTCCCTACCTCTCTGCCCCCACttaccccacctccagccctacCCTCAGTCTCATACCCCTCTCAAACTCCAATCCCCACCCCTTACTCCTCCCCTAGTAATGGTGCTAAGAGGGCTGGGCCTGCCCCTGTGTCCGCCCACTACAGCCATACCCCGCCCATCCAAAGACACAGCGTTGTACACCTACGGGATGTCAGCGTGGAGTCCTCCAGCTTCCAGGGGGAGCCCTACAGGCCCGTGGTGGGCACCCTAAAGACCTGCGCCACGTACCCCCAACAGAACCGATCCCTGTCCTCTCAAAGCTACAGCCCAACATGCTTGTCTGGCGTCCATGTTGGAAATGCAGGTGAGGCGCTCCCCTACAACATGCCTGGGGAACACAAGTCTCACACCTACACCAACGGCTTTGACACAGGCGACATCAAGGACTGCCTGGATTTCGCAGACGAGGACCCGTCGGCACACACCTGGCTCAATCAAGACCAGACCAAAGGGTGGAGCTCGGGGATCCCCATGTACTACTACCTGCAGAGACGCTGTAGGAGGGAGAACTGCTCCTTCTACGGCAGGCCAGAGACAGAGAACTACTGCTCCTACTGCTACAAAGAGGAGCTTAAACGCAGGGAAAGGGAGAGCAAGGTGTACAAGCCAGGATAG